The genomic region GGTCACAAGTAGCAGAGACCATGAAGTTGGCACTGACCAATGTGAGGAGATAATTCTGCCATagtgtctttctgtctctgtaacTAATCACCAAGAAGtaaacttccaaaaaaaaaaaaaaaaaagcagaaacaaaatataattctCAACTGCCCAAATAAAAGATGTCTTATAACAATTTAGAGTTGtcagaaaatattaacaattaaTAAACCTATATAAAGTATGCAGTATTACTAATCTGAATTACTGAAAATATTCcaattttattgagtgttttaatcataaatgaatgttgtattatatcaaatgctttttctatgtcTATTGATAAAATcgtattatttttatcctttcttttgttaatgtggtgtattaatTGATCGAtatgcatatgttgaaccatccttgtgccctggaatgaatcccatgtaatcatgatgtattattttttaactagaggcccagtgcatgaaattcatgcactggggaggggggatgtgtccctcagcccagcctgcaccctctccaatctgggacccctcgagggatgtctgactgcccgttgggagccagcagtccaacaatccaggactgctggctcccaaccgttcacctgcctgcctgcctgcctaatttcccctaaccgcttttgcctaccagcctgatcaccccctaaccactcccttgccagcctggtcacccccaactaccctcccctgcaggccttgtcccccccaactgccctcccctgcaggcctggtgccctcccctgcaggcctggtcccccccaacggccctcccctgcaggcctggttacccctaactgccctcccctgcaggcctgattgctcccaactaccctcccttgcaggtctggtccctcccaactgccctcccctgctgaactgccaccccctgctggccatcttgtggcagccatcttgtggtggccatcttgtggcagccatcttgtgtccacatggaggcagccatctttgaccacatggggcagccatcttgtgtgttggaatgatggtcaatttgcatattacctctttattatttaggattattgtatttgatttgctagtgtTTTGTTTAAGATTTTACATCTGCATTCattagagatattggtctgtagttttcttttttgtgtattATCCTTACCAGATTTTGGTATCAGGGCCATGTTTGGCCTCATAAAAAGTGttaggaaggccctggccagtgtgctcagtggttagagcattgtcccaaacaCTGAAGAGTtgagggttctattcccagtcaagggcatgtacctgggtttcaggttcatttcccggccccagtcagggcacatatgggaagggaggcaacctatcgatgtgtctctctcacatcaatgtttctctccctctcactcttcccctctccttccctccattccactctatctaaaagcaatggaaaaatatccttgagtgaggattaacaaaaaaaaaaaaaatgtgatgggaagtattgcctcttcttcaattatttagaagagtttgagaaggataggtttcaaattttctttgaatgtttggtaaaattcacgtgaagccatctggtcctggacttttatttttgggAAGGTTTTtaatggttgtttcaatttcttcactgCTGACtgatctatttagattttccagttcttcatgatttagtctagagaggttatatatttctcagaacttatccatttcttctaggttgttgAATTTtgtggcatatagtctttcattgTATTCTGGAATGATCCTTTCACTagcttatatacactgagtggccagattattatgatctctgaatgcataataatctggccactcagtgtatagcctatataataaaaggctaatatacaaattgtcccctcgaccaggagttcgaccagcaggcaggccggccaacagcccatgtctcctgcccctggccaggctggccggaccccacccatgcacgaatttatgcaccggtcctctaatatatacagtaaatacactgagtggccagattattatgatctctgaacgcataataatctggccactcagtttatatatatatatataggtgtgtgtgtgtatatatgtatatatatgtgtatatatatatatatatatatatactgtgcatgaatttgtgcatgtgtgggttccggccagcctggccaggggcaggagacatgggcggttggccagcctgcctgctggtcgaactcctggtcgaggggacaatttgcatattagccttttattatataggatatacactgagtggccagattattatgcgttcagagatcataataatctggccactcaatgtatatttcTAATTACTCAGTAACAATTTATGTCTGTTCTAATATTCTTTCAGTTGTAAGTATAACTTTTTACCagaattttttacttaaaatattgtgATCCTCCACTACcatgtcaaattaaaaataaaacaaaactcaccctagccagtttggctcagtggatagagcatcagcctgcggactgaaaggtcctgggttcaattccagtgaagggcacatgcccaggttgcaggctcaatccccagtagagggtgtgcagtaggcagccaatcaaagattctttctcatcattggtgagagaatcactgattggctgcctcctacatgccccccattggggatcgagcccgcaacccaggcatgtgccattggccagaatcgaacctggaacccttcagtctgcaggccatcactccatccactgagccaaaccggctagggcagtggtcggcaaattcattagtctacagagccaaatatcaacagtacaacgattgaaatttcttttgagagccaaattttttaaacttaaacttcttctaacaccacttcttcaaaatagactcgcccaggccgtggtattttgtggaagagccacattcaaggggccaaagagccacatgtggctcgcaagccgcagtttgccgaccatggggctagggcaataaaaatatatttttaaataaataaataaataaatactctggTTGCACTGCTAATTGTAATATGTTTTAGAAGATTTTGGTAAAGTATAAAAGCTTCCTAGattcaattacatttttatattatttatgctGAGGATTTAGTGAAAACAGATAAAAGCATCTTAAAGGAGGAAGAAGTTGTTCTAAGAATGTAGTTTCTTCTGCTAGCTAAGCTTTCATGGTAAAACAACAAAGTGGTCAGTTGCATTCCAGGCTCCTAACTAAAAGACTGGTGTTTCAGGGAAGcctcattttagaaaaattagtaCGAGAGGTGGCAGGAGTGGAGTGCGAGGACAAATCCCCAGCAACCGAAAAGGTGAGCAGCTGACCTCCAAAGCAGAGAGAGATGGCCCATAGCTCCACAAGGTGACAGGTACCCTGTGAGCCCTGGGATCTCACCAGAACTCAGCTACAGACTCTGGTGAAGAGGCAGTCCAGACCGCACCCCCAGACATCGGAGGACAGGGGTGAACTAACCAGACTTCAAAAAAGGGCACACGCAGATCAGTGATCAATCAGAGTGACTTGTCCCCACTCTAGTAGCCTGATACACAAAAGGGTGCGCACTTTCCGGAAGGCAAATATTATTTACTTCAGTctctactattcttttttttttaccgaTGTTCAGTTTCCTTTAATGACCCCCCATCTCCCTGAAGGACGGGTGCAGGCAGCTAGGCGATGGCAAGAGATGTTCGCTTGAAGCTCTTGCCCTGATTGAAGGCTTTGCCCACGCGCTGGAAGGCCCCCTCCCAGCAAAAGCGCTCTCACCCCAACGTCTGGGTCTCCGCGCTGCCGGATCCAGTTTCCGCGCCCTGTGTGTCCACCTGCCAGTCTGGGAAGACCGAGACTCCAGAAACAGAGCTGCTGTTGTTGGTTCCAAAGAGGATGACGCTGGCAAAGGCATTCTTCCTCAGCTTGTCCAACCGCTGGAACATTCCAGGGATGAGGCTGCAGCTCATGAAGGTCTGGGGGAGCTCTTCCGGGAAGCGGTCCTCGGAGTACCTACCACAGGGACCAGCCGTCCTTATCCAAGTGCTCCCTAAAGTATGGCAGCGCCACCGACCGCGTGTCCTCGTTGGAGCACTTGCGCTTGAATTCATCCAACACAAAGGCCCTCGTGGGCAGGTGAGCTAAGGGGTccttggccttgggctccgcAGCCAGCGCCTGctcaccctcacccaccccctcctctgcagCGGGAGCAGCGGCCTTTTCTCCTCCTTCCGCTCAGCCTGGGGCTTCGGCTTCTCCTCCCGAGGTCCTTTCTCCTTCCGAGGGGTGTCCTTGTTAGGCTGGCTCtctgcaaactttttttttttaatttctttattgattaaggtatcacatatttgtcctcatccccccattcccatcccacacccctccccacacatgcccccacccccctgttgtccttaaccgctggataggctcatatgcatgcacacaagacctttggttgatctctctcctttacccccaccttcccctaccctccctctgaggcccgacagtctgatccatgcctccttgtttctgggtctgttcttgttcatcagtctatgttgttcattatttcccctagatgagtgagatcatgtactgttagaaatacacttataagaactgaaaatgagacaagcaataatggttatgctgacaggcaaatgaatcagtctgtagtgagtttctttctgggccaacagttcttttgagacccaatttcaatgtccaacagttccttatgtgtacatgtcagcacattacagttctggatggtggacaaatggtggtaatgcaggtccgactctctctggtttggttctgCAAACTTTTTAGCATCAAACTGGGCCATCTTCTCACAGAGCTTCACCTCCCCCAAGACAGCGCAGAACTAGGGCTGGTTAATGCAGGTGAGGAACCAGCGGCTGTTACTGGGGAAGGCCTGGCGGAAAGAAGGCTCTCAACATATAGTtgttatacacacatacaaacacatacaacGTGTATTCAAAAGATTTTCCTTCccattgagaaaaaaataattagatttgGCTCTTCCTCTGCCATCGAGGTGCATGCGTTCGCTTCTCCTTCACCATGTCTTCCCACAAGACTTTCAGGATCAAGAGGTTCCTGgccaagaaacaaaagcagaatcgGCCCATTCCCCAATGGATTCGGatgaaaactggtaataaaatcAGGTACAACTCCAAGAGGAGACATTGGAGAAGAACCAAACTGGGCCTGTGAGAAATCACACATGAGAGATGACTCACATATTTATGCTGTATCCAGGTTGCCTACACctttaaatgattaaaaagatGCTACCGTCTGGACAGTTGGGGCATTTTAATTGGAGAATTAATGGACTTGTGATTTtgctctgttgattttttttccccctgcaataGTAGGATGGTTCAGTAATACATGTGtgagaccttttaaaaataataataaatagatttGTAACAAATTTAGAATCgataatttttcttaaacacCATTTTCCATCAAATTTAGTGTTGAAAACTTTAATTCTGAAAAGTTGGTTGTTTTGAATAGTTACATTAGCTAGGTATTACACAACATACTTAAATTAGGAGTACTTTTTGGGGGCGGGGGTACAGTGCACTTTATTGGTGGTAGGGCTCCCTAAGCCCTTTCCCTTCTTCAGGGGCCTGGGATAGAAGCTGTGGAGATCAGGAGATTCTCAATGTGTTGGGGGAGCGATTTGGGGCAAGGACTCTGCAGCAGCTGAGggcttctcttcctctcactaAGGATGGTGATCCAGGAGGCTCTTACTCCTTGGAGGCCATGAGAACCATAAGGTCACCACCTGTTGCTGTAGCCAAATTCATTGTCAGACCAGGAAACAAGCCTGACAAAGTGGTCATTGCGGGTAATGCCAGCCTCAGCGTTGAAGGTGGAGGAGTGGGTGTCACTGTTAAAGTTGTGGGAGACGACATGGTCCTCAGTATGCCCTTGAGGGGGCCTTCTGATACCTGCTACAccaccttcttttaaaaatatatttttttattgatttcagagaggaagggagaaggagaaacagatagaaacatcagtgatgagagagaatcgtggatcagctgcctcctgcacacccctcactggggatggagcctgcaacccaggcatgtgcctcaacccggaattgaactgtgatctcctagttcataggtcaaagctcaaccactgagccacgccggctgtgctattttttttttaatatttttttatttatttcagagaggaagggagagagagagaaaaatatcaatggtgagagagaatcattggtcattACCTCTTGACGCCATCTTATTTAGCAGCTTTCTCCAGGCGGCAGGTCCGATCCACAACCGACACATTGGGGATGGGGACACGGAAGGCCATGCCAGTGAGCTTCCCATTCAGCTCAGGGATGACCTTGCCCACAGCCTTGAGCACCAGTAGAAGCAGGAATGATGTTCTGGGCAGCTCTCCAGCCATCACTCCACAACTTCCCAGAGGGTCCATCCACAGTCTTCTGGGTGGCAGCGATGGCATGGACTGTGGCCATGAGTCCCCCCACGATGCCAAGTTGTCATGGATGACCTTGGCCAGGAGGACCAAGCAGtaggtggtgcaggaggcattgCTGACAATCTTGAGGGAGTTGTCATTCTTGTCATGGTTCACACCCATCACAAACATGGGGGCATCCGCAGAAGGGGCAGACGATGACCCTGCAAGTGAGCCCCGGCCTTCTCCGTGGCAGTGAAGATGCCAGTGGACTCCACAACATActcacaccagcatcaccacattTGATATTGGCGGCACCTCCCTCCTGGAAGATGGAAATGGACTTTCCATTGATGACAAGCTTCCCATTCTCAGCCTTGACTGTGCCTTTGAACTTGCCATGAGTAGAATCAAACTGGAACATGTAGACCATGTAGTTGAGGTCAATGAAGGGGTCACTGATGGTGACAATATCCCAGCCCTGGTGACCAGACACCCAAAACAGCCAAATCCATTCACTCTGCCCTTCACTATCGTGTCTCAGGGTTGAGGCTTGCACTGTACAGGATGACACGACTGTCTGATGAACAGGAGGTGTAGAGAGCCTAGCAGTACTTTCAAAATTCTATTTTGTTGAATCTGGATGAATAATTTGTACTGGCTATGaagattttaggaaaattttaaaaaacaacactataATTCTCATACACCGCTGGTAGTAGTATAAATTAGCATAGTAGAGTGGATAAACAAATCATAGTGTATATTCATAAAATACAATGCTatatacagcaatgaaaatgaatgaattgcAGTTAGATGTAAAAGCACAAACATAAGCAAAAGAAGCAAGGTGCAATACATAAAGCATTCTCCATTTATGTAAATTTCAAAATTAGTCAAAActaaactatattattttatggTTGCATATACAGATGGTAAtatctaaagaaaagaaagaaaattattatcaAAAAGTCAAGAGAGTAGTTACTTATaagctgtgctgtccaatataaatataacatgagCCACAAAAGCAAGATCTAAATGtataattttcagttttctagtagctacattaaaaaagggggaaaacaggtgaagttaatatatatttcatttaacccaatatattcaaaatattatcattgcaatatgtaatcaatattaaaaagtattaataaGTATTTCTTTTCTACTAAGTCTTCATAATCCAGTGTGaattttacacttacagcacatTTGAATTCCGACTAGTCACATTTCAAATACTTACTAGCCtcgtgtggctagtggctaccatactggaTGGCCTAGTTCTAGCAACTATGAGAATCAAGATGGAGGTTATCTCTACAGAAGAGAGGTAGGATTGGAATTGAGAAGGACACATGGGGACTTTGGGGGAACTgacattatctttcttttttttttttttttttttttaatattttattgatttttttttacatagaggaagggagagggatagagagttagaaacatcgatgagagagaaacatcgatgggagagaaacatcgatcagccgcctcctgcacaccccctgctggggatgtgcccgcaaccaaggtacatgcccttgaccggaatcgaacctgggacccttgagtctgcaggccgacgctctatccactgagccaaaccggttagggcgacatTATCTTTCTTGATATGAGTATTGGTGACATGAATGTTTGcttcataattatttattaaaccaTACATGtgaattttatgaatatttttaatgtgctgtttcatcaaaaaagtattttaaatatactaaatGTATATCCTTCTATATTTATCATTATAAACCTGAGCAGGTATTTCTGAAGGATAAATTTATAGAAGTGTAACTACTGGATCAAATGATACaaacattaaaacatttaatagtgcccagccagtgtggctcagtggttgagcgtcaacctatgagccaggaggtcatatttcgattcccggtcagggcacatgccccggttgcaggctcaatacctagtagggggcatgtttctatctctctctctctatcccctcctctctgaaataaattttaaaaaaaaacaaaacatttactaGTACTACATTAGCTTCCAAATACTTGTATCAATTCCCACTCCTACCAATAATGAGTAAAAACTCCTACTTCTCTACATACTTACCAACACTGGGTTTTatcaattttaggacattttcaaCAGTTGTGTGTAAGAAGAAATTTGAATAGTTAGGGCCACTCGATGACTATTTCAAGAAATTACAAATATTCCATTCAGTACAAGTTTCCTTTTAGCATACATTAGCCCTAATGATCAGGTTGTTGGTCCTTCTGGTGCCTTTGAAACAGACGGGCACCTCCATTCTTGAGCTGTCATTGTCCTGCACCAGCAACTTCATCCTGCAGCTGAtcattatttgaaactagaggcccggcacacaaaaTTCGGGCAAGGGGAggtcgggtccctcagcccagcctgcaccctctccaatctgggacctctcgagggatgtcactcttacagtccaggactgctggctcccaactgcttgcttgcctgcctgcctgcctgatcaccccctaaccactcccctgccagcctgatcaacgcctaactgctcccctgctggccctattgcccctaaatgccctcccctaccagcctggtcacccctaactgccctcccctgcaggcctggtcgccccccaactgccctcccctgcaggcctggttgcccccaactgccctcccctgcaggcctggtcccccccatctgccctcccctgcaggcctggtcccccccatctgccctcccctgcaggcctggttcacccccaactgccctcccctgcaggcctgatcgcccccaactgccctcccttgcagacctggtccctcccctgccagccatcttgtgtccacatgggggtggccatctttgaccacatgggggcagccatcttgtgtgttggagtgatggtcaatttgcatattactcttttattagatagaatagccTTCCCTTGAAAGTGCATGCACTAACCTTCATTCTGACTGCTCATTTCAGCCTTTGATACTTCACCTCAGGGCTGTATCATGCTGTCAAGCTTTGGCTTGAGTGGTAGCCAAATGCAAGTTCTCAAAATCAACAATGACTTTGATTCCACTGAATGAAAAATCTTTTCATCTTGGCACTAGTCCAACCTTTCTCCTCTAA from Eptesicus fuscus isolate TK198812 chromosome 5, DD_ASM_mEF_20220401, whole genome shotgun sequence harbors:
- the LOC103300302 gene encoding 60S ribosomal protein L39, which translates into the protein MSSHKTFRIKRFLAKKQKQNRPIPQWIRMKTGNKIRYNSKRRHWRRTKLGL